One segment of Heliomicrobium gestii DNA contains the following:
- a CDS encoding DUF4855 domain-containing protein — MQRKLVASCTAALIFVGSCLTPVTMAVASPGESGAPPLSKEASTQGLPLEAPREPAIKRLQFLSQLATALGIQPLFPSKASFADVSPGSLDGGAVEALNCLGLLSNLSPDRLGASEPMTRQDAALLLWRALGDSQELYPGDPFTDEEEIAEDARSAARFAAGKGWLAAGDGRFRPQDGVTLSETERLMEALRQFRKYQAMQAVAVTSKRQVGLRPDETKAVEVPPGAPAQWTPGNGGAIGFTPVFGIDDLKLGRLSGDDGFTLGPQAPQGLVTVNAGLAAYPLEVDAYNASKVKTASPADQKDAPALSAPIANTEYTVQISQHGPDLAFQQQETKLYPGPKAGLASPEETWTGFLRQEGRDVLIDLQRLRPVTGVSLEFQQNLQLGILMPPYLQGAISPDGVNWYYLGEVRHRLSPSDAKAQQRILALRFPAVNARYIKLSFPVDNWAFARRLTVESAPAATKPVVLSRDERVVKSADNTLQIPGVNDILLIYTGNYGKAGTWTSDEFLPMVAYRKDQRLQGRMFDTMLFLPYEETGSVKDKWSAYLEDLFAPGVQLSALNDAVAQMNNVLGTTEKEKVILTLPYPNSREHNFGSLEKKGPVLSFDAAQVGREQALANRLAAQKWYYGELVNRWNAAKFDHLELAGIYWYAETIDANIPDETELVQGAARLVRADKRDFYWIPFYGANGYENWRSYGFEYVLLQPNYYAEDSKPDERMDRTAALTRKYRLGMELEISDQIFYSPSHYDTFYKQLNKAHQLGADGSMTNAYYAASKTLVRVCNSSDPKIRAIYDDLYRWMRGNYRPK, encoded by the coding sequence ATGCAAAGAAAACTGGTTGCTTCCTGTACGGCAGCATTGATTTTCGTCGGTTCCTGTCTTACCCCCGTCACCATGGCCGTCGCCTCACCCGGCGAAAGCGGCGCGCCGCCACTGAGCAAGGAAGCCTCAACGCAAGGGCTTCCTCTAGAAGCACCGCGAGAGCCTGCCATCAAACGGCTGCAGTTCCTCTCCCAGTTGGCCACAGCGCTGGGAATCCAGCCCCTCTTCCCGTCAAAGGCGTCCTTCGCCGATGTTTCGCCCGGTTCCCTCGACGGCGGCGCTGTGGAGGCGCTGAACTGTCTGGGCCTGCTGTCCAACCTATCGCCGGACCGGCTGGGCGCTTCCGAGCCCATGACCCGGCAGGACGCTGCGTTGCTTCTCTGGCGCGCCTTGGGAGACAGCCAAGAATTGTACCCTGGCGACCCCTTCACAGATGAAGAGGAGATCGCTGAAGACGCCCGCTCTGCCGCTCGTTTTGCCGCTGGCAAGGGCTGGTTGGCGGCAGGGGATGGCCGATTTCGCCCACAGGACGGAGTGACCCTTTCCGAGACGGAGCGCTTGATGGAGGCGCTGCGCCAGTTCCGGAAATACCAGGCCATGCAAGCCGTCGCCGTTACATCGAAGCGTCAAGTCGGCCTTCGTCCCGATGAGACGAAAGCCGTTGAAGTCCCGCCTGGCGCGCCGGCCCAGTGGACACCGGGCAACGGGGGCGCTATCGGGTTTACGCCTGTCTTCGGTATCGACGACCTCAAGCTGGGGCGGCTGTCCGGCGATGACGGGTTTACCCTGGGACCCCAGGCGCCGCAGGGCCTCGTCACTGTCAACGCCGGCCTCGCCGCGTACCCCTTGGAGGTGGACGCCTACAATGCATCCAAGGTAAAAACGGCGTCGCCGGCCGATCAAAAGGATGCCCCGGCCTTGTCTGCGCCGATCGCGAATACAGAGTATACCGTCCAGATCAGCCAACATGGGCCTGACCTCGCTTTTCAACAGCAAGAGACAAAACTCTACCCCGGACCCAAGGCAGGGTTGGCATCGCCCGAAGAGACCTGGACCGGCTTTCTCCGCCAGGAAGGCCGCGATGTGCTGATCGATCTGCAGCGGCTGCGCCCGGTGACTGGAGTTTCCCTGGAGTTTCAGCAAAACCTGCAACTGGGGATCCTGATGCCCCCGTACCTGCAAGGCGCCATCTCTCCCGACGGCGTCAATTGGTATTACCTGGGCGAGGTCCGTCATCGCCTGTCGCCTTCTGATGCGAAAGCGCAGCAACGTATCCTGGCCTTGCGATTTCCGGCCGTAAATGCGCGGTACATAAAACTCAGCTTCCCTGTCGACAACTGGGCCTTTGCGCGGCGTTTGACCGTCGAGAGCGCCCCGGCGGCGACGAAACCGGTGGTGCTGAGCCGCGATGAACGGGTGGTCAAGTCGGCCGACAATACCCTTCAGATTCCCGGCGTCAATGACATCCTGCTCATCTACACAGGAAACTACGGAAAAGCCGGGACATGGACGAGCGATGAGTTTCTCCCTATGGTTGCTTACCGCAAGGACCAGCGCCTTCAGGGGCGGATGTTCGATACGATGCTTTTCCTCCCCTATGAGGAGACGGGCAGTGTCAAGGACAAGTGGAGCGCCTATCTGGAGGATCTCTTTGCTCCCGGCGTCCAACTGAGCGCCCTGAATGACGCCGTGGCCCAAATGAACAATGTCCTGGGAACGACAGAAAAGGAAAAGGTCATCCTCACGTTGCCCTACCCCAACAGCCGGGAACACAACTTCGGCAGCCTGGAGAAAAAGGGACCGGTTCTCTCATTCGACGCCGCTCAAGTGGGCCGCGAGCAGGCGCTGGCGAACCGGTTGGCGGCGCAGAAGTGGTATTACGGGGAACTGGTCAACCGGTGGAATGCCGCCAAGTTCGACCATCTGGAACTGGCCGGGATCTACTGGTATGCCGAGACGATTGACGCCAATATCCCTGACGAAACGGAACTGGTGCAGGGGGCGGCCCGCCTCGTCCGCGCCGACAAGCGCGACTTCTACTGGATCCCTTTTTATGGCGCCAACGGTTATGAAAACTGGCGCTCCTACGGGTTCGAATATGTGCTGTTGCAACCGAACTACTACGCGGAAGACAGCAAGCCCGATGAGCGAATGGACCGGACGGCGGCGCTGACCCGCAAGTACCGGCTCGGCATGGAACTGGAGATCAGCGATCAGATCTTCTATTCGCCCAGCCACTACGACACCTTCTACAAACAGCTCAACAAGGCCCACCAACTCGGCGCCGACGGTTCCATGACGAATGCCTACTACGCCGCCTCGAAGACCCTGGTCCGTGTCTGCAACAGCAGCGATCCGAAGATCCGCGCCATCTATGACGACCTGTACCGCTGGATGCGGGGGAATTATCGGCCCAAATGA
- a CDS encoding sodium-dependent transporter, whose protein sequence is MHQTRNSRETFSSGLAVFFATLGSAVGLGNIWKFPYLVGANGGGAFLLVYFLCILFVGLPVMASEFFIGRKTRKNAIGAFEQLKPRSPWKHIGTMGVAASGLIMFFYSCVAGWVYYYLFKALRGDFAGVTLDSAKAQFGSVVTDPVSPILWQVIVMAVVSLILTMGVKKGIEKITKTLMPLLFLIIVIIDIRAITLPGASEGLKFLFHVDFNQLSGAVILTAMGLAFFKLSLGMGTMITYSSYFTEDNNLLGTAAKVAMADTLVSMLAGIAIFPTVFAFGMEPGAGPGLLFMTIPLVFSQLPFGNALLIAFFLLTSIAATTAMLSLVEVPVAYFSEERGLSRKTSVLLCAVVIVLLGIPASLSADSAGLLGGVTLFGKSFFDFYDFVSSNIMLPLGGLFIALFAGHVIDKAQWQQELTNQGRIGIAGVVAVVRFIARYVTPALLIIVFLHSIGVL, encoded by the coding sequence ATGCACCAGACCCGCAACAGCCGTGAGACCTTTTCTTCCGGCCTGGCTGTATTCTTCGCCACCCTCGGTTCTGCCGTCGGATTGGGGAATATATGGAAGTTCCCTTACCTCGTCGGCGCGAACGGCGGCGGCGCTTTCCTGCTCGTCTACTTCCTCTGTATCCTCTTCGTCGGTTTGCCGGTCATGGCCAGTGAGTTCTTCATCGGTCGCAAGACTCGCAAAAACGCCATCGGCGCCTTTGAACAATTGAAGCCACGCTCTCCCTGGAAACACATCGGCACCATGGGGGTCGCCGCCTCGGGTCTGATCATGTTTTTTTACAGTTGTGTCGCCGGCTGGGTCTACTACTACCTGTTCAAGGCGCTCCGTGGCGACTTCGCTGGCGTCACCCTCGACTCGGCAAAAGCCCAGTTCGGCAGTGTCGTCACCGACCCTGTCTCACCGATTCTCTGGCAGGTCATCGTCATGGCCGTCGTCTCGTTGATCCTGACGATGGGCGTCAAAAAAGGAATCGAAAAGATCACCAAGACATTGATGCCGCTCTTGTTCCTCATCATCGTCATCATCGACATCCGCGCCATCACCCTGCCCGGCGCGTCGGAAGGGCTCAAGTTCCTCTTCCATGTGGACTTCAACCAGTTGAGCGGGGCCGTCATCCTGACGGCTATGGGCCTGGCTTTCTTTAAACTCTCCCTCGGCATGGGCACCATGATCACCTACAGCAGTTACTTTACGGAAGACAACAACCTGCTCGGCACAGCCGCCAAGGTGGCTATGGCGGACACGCTGGTCTCCATGCTGGCCGGCATCGCCATCTTCCCGACGGTCTTCGCCTTCGGCATGGAACCGGGAGCCGGTCCGGGGCTGCTCTTCATGACCATCCCCCTCGTCTTTTCCCAGCTGCCCTTCGGCAACGCGCTGTTGATCGCCTTTTTCTTATTAACCTCCATCGCCGCCACGACGGCCATGCTCTCCCTTGTCGAGGTGCCTGTGGCCTACTTCAGTGAAGAACGGGGTCTCTCCCGCAAAACATCGGTGCTCCTCTGCGCCGTCGTCATCGTCCTGCTGGGCATCCCGGCGTCACTCTCGGCAGACAGCGCAGGCCTGCTCGGCGGTGTCACCCTCTTTGGCAAAAGCTTTTTTGACTTCTATGATTTCGTCTCCTCCAACATCATGCTGCCTTTAGGGGGGCTCTTCATCGCCCTCTTCGCCGGTCATGTCATCGACAAGGCCCAATGGCAGCAGGAGTTGACCAACCAGGGTCGCATCGGCATTGCCGGCGTCGTCGCTGTCGTCCGGTTTATCGCCCGCTATGTGACGCCGGCCCTGCTGATCATCGTCTTCCTTCATTCCATCGGCGTGTTGTAA